One segment of Thermodesulfovibrio sp. 3907-1M DNA contains the following:
- the recN gene encoding DNA repair protein RecN — MIEELRIKNFAIIESLSIPLAEGFNVLTGETGAGKSIIVDAIGVLLKEKLSASDFVKHGKNEAVIEVVFSDVGLSGTDDDLIILKRVIPVQGKTKSYINDSIYTSQGFVKIASQLINIHGQHEHTYLLKKENHIEFLDTIAGLNEEVNAFAEIYEKVLTLREKIELLKHELITKRQKKELMEFQLKEIESVQLKEGEEEELNEQRKILKNVLKLKELAENAFSLLYDGKNSVQENLSQTLTTLKELVRFDSKAEEIKNLVESALAQIDEAIYSLRKLKESYEPDPFTLEKIEERLTLLNRLKSKYGGSIKEILEYAKNIEKELSIVSISEEEIKKLEEELDTVQTEMNKKADELSQKRKNLAKRIKAKVNEELKGVGFSNPQFEIRISEKEISSKGKDDVEFYFSANPGEPPKPLSKVASGGELSRLMLALKCVELKEAKKHIKSMTLIFDEIDAGIGGSVAENVGRRLRELARYYQVLCVTHLPQIAAKAQHHLKVEKVIWDEKTVVKVELLNKAKRKEEIARMLSGRITESSLFHAEELLQD, encoded by the coding sequence ATGATTGAAGAGCTTAGGATTAAAAACTTTGCAATTATTGAAAGTCTTTCAATTCCACTGGCAGAGGGGTTTAATGTCCTTACAGGTGAGACAGGAGCTGGAAAATCTATAATTGTTGATGCCATAGGAGTTTTACTCAAAGAAAAACTATCAGCCTCTGATTTTGTAAAACACGGTAAAAATGAGGCTGTCATAGAGGTGGTATTCAGTGATGTAGGACTTTCAGGAACAGATGATGATCTTATAATTCTTAAAAGAGTTATTCCAGTTCAGGGAAAGACAAAGTCATACATAAATGATTCAATTTACACATCTCAGGGATTTGTAAAAATTGCTTCTCAGCTTATAAACATTCATGGACAGCATGAGCATACCTATCTTTTAAAAAAAGAAAATCACATTGAGTTTCTTGACACAATTGCGGGATTAAATGAAGAAGTAAATGCCTTTGCTGAAATTTACGAAAAAGTTCTTACACTAAGAGAAAAAATTGAGCTACTTAAGCATGAACTCATAACAAAAAGGCAAAAAAAGGAGCTTATGGAGTTTCAATTGAAAGAGATTGAATCTGTTCAACTCAAAGAAGGAGAGGAAGAGGAACTGAATGAACAGAGAAAAATACTTAAAAATGTTTTAAAGCTTAAAGAGCTTGCTGAAAACGCCTTCAGTCTTCTTTATGATGGAAAAAACTCGGTTCAAGAAAATCTTTCTCAAACGCTAACAACTCTTAAAGAGCTTGTCCGTTTTGACTCAAAAGCAGAGGAAATAAAAAATCTCGTTGAGTCAGCTCTTGCCCAGATTGACGAAGCTATTTACTCCCTAAGAAAACTTAAAGAAAGCTATGAACCAGACCCATTTACTCTTGAAAAGATAGAAGAAAGGCTTACACTTCTGAACAGACTTAAGTCAAAATATGGAGGCTCAATAAAAGAAATTCTTGAATACGCAAAAAACATTGAGAAAGAACTCAGTATTGTCAGTATTTCAGAGGAAGAAATTAAAAAACTTGAGGAAGAACTTGACACTGTTCAAACAGAGATGAATAAAAAAGCAGATGAGCTTTCACAAAAAAGAAAAAATTTGGCAAAAAGAATCAAAGCTAAGGTTAATGAAGAGCTTAAAGGAGTTGGATTCAGTAATCCTCAATTTGAGATAAGAATCAGCGAAAAAGAGATTTCATCAAAAGGTAAGGACGATGTTGAGTTTTATTTTTCGGCAAATCCGGGAGAGCCTCCAAAACCTTTAAGCAAGGTCGCATCAGGAGGAGAACTCTCCCGTTTAATGCTTGCTCTTAAATGTGTTGAACTTAAGGAAGCAAAAAAACATATAAAATCAATGACTTTGATATTTGATGAAATTGACGCAGGGATTGGAGGAAGTGTGGCAGAAAATGTTGGCAGAAGACTTCGTGAGCTTGCAAGGTATTATCAGGTTCTTTGCGTAACTCATCTTCCCCAGATTGCAGCAAAGGCTCAGCATCATCTGAAAGTGGAAAAAGTCATATGGGATGAAAAAACAGTTGTAAAGGTTGAGTTGCTAAACAAGGCAAAGAGAAAAGAGGAAATTGCCCGAATGCTGAGTGGACGGATCACAGAGAGTTCCCTTTTTCACGCTGAAGAACTTCTTCAGGATTGA
- the dapA gene encoding 4-hydroxy-tetrahydrodipicolinate synthase — protein sequence MFKGSMVAIVTPFKEGKVDEKALEKLIEWHIKEGTHAIVPCGTTGEASTLDYEEHYRVIEITVKVVNKRIPVIAGTGSNSTEEAIMIARKAEKLGADGSLSVTPYYNKPTQEGLYRHFKEIADKTGLPMILYNVPGRTSVNMLPQTVARLAEHPRIVGIKEATGDMKQVSELIRLCGPDFDVISGDDFTNLPLLSLGGKGFISVTANICPKDMAELFNAWERGDINLARQLHYKLEPLNKAMFIETNPIPVKTALAMMGKIKEEFRLPLCEMSEANKQKLAEALLNAGLIK from the coding sequence ATGTTTAAAGGTTCAATGGTTGCAATCGTAACACCTTTTAAGGAAGGTAAGGTGGATGAGAAGGCTCTTGAAAAGCTTATAGAATGGCACATAAAGGAAGGAACTCATGCTATTGTTCCATGTGGCACAACTGGTGAAGCATCAACTCTTGATTATGAAGAGCATTATAGAGTTATTGAAATTACTGTAAAAGTGGTAAACAAACGAATTCCTGTTATTGCAGGAACAGGCTCAAACTCAACAGAAGAAGCAATAATGATTGCCCGCAAAGCAGAAAAACTCGGCGCAGACGGTTCTCTTTCAGTAACTCCCTACTATAATAAACCCACTCAGGAAGGACTTTACAGACATTTTAAAGAAATCGCAGACAAAACAGGACTGCCGATGATTCTTTACAATGTTCCTGGAAGAACTTCAGTGAATATGTTACCGCAGACAGTGGCTCGTCTTGCTGAGCATCCGAGAATTGTTGGAATTAAAGAAGCTACAGGAGATATGAAGCAGGTAAGCGAACTTATAAGACTATGTGGACCTGATTTTGATGTCATTTCAGGAGATGATTTTACAAATCTGCCTCTCCTATCTCTTGGTGGAAAAGGCTTTATATCGGTAACTGCAAACATCTGCCCAAAAGACATGGCAGAGCTATTTAATGCATGGGAAAGAGGAGACATTAATCTTGCGAGGCAACTCCACTACAAGCTGGAGCCTCTTAACAAAGCAATGTTTATTGAAACAAATCCAATTCCAGTTAAAACAGCCCTTGCAATGATGGGTAAAATAAAAGAAGAATTCAGGCTTCCTCTATGTGAGATGTCGGAAGCGAACAAACAAAAACTTGCGGAGGCTTTGCTTAACGCCGGTCTTATTAAATGA
- the thrS gene encoding threonine--tRNA ligase — MKVKVKDSIFELEPEQLEKLFKEKQAIAIKINGQSKDLSSLSSLNEDEEIELITPESKEGLEILRHSTAHIMAHAVKDLFPQVKVTIGPAIEDGFYYDFDKDEPFTEDDLQKIEKRMQEIIKAKNPFIRKEISKQEAIKLFESLGESYKVEILNEIEDDRVSVYEEGGFIDLCRGPHIPHTGMVKAFKLLSVAGAYWRGDERNKMLQRIYGTAFQTKQALDEYLKFLEEIKKRDHRRLGKQLRLFEISEEVGPGLIIWLPNGAIVRKIIEDFWKDEHLKAGYQLLYTPHIAKLELWSKSGHLDFYRENMFSPMQIDEVAYQLKPMNCPFHIQVYKSELRSYRDLPLRLAELGTVYRYERSGVLHGLLRVRGFTQDDAHIFCTEEQLEEEIQKVLDFTIFVLSTFGFDNYEIYISTRPEKYVGSLENWEKATNALEQALKKRDLPYQIDPGEGVFYGPKIDIKIKDVLNRAWQCSTIQVDFNIPERFDITYRGKDGKQHRSIMIHRALMGSLERFMGVLIEHYAGAFPLWLAPVQVEVMSISEKHVDYAKQVYDKLIQKSVRVKLNTENEKIGYKIRQGTLNKVPYMVIVGDKEMESGKITVRLREGKNLELITIDEFLQQLFERIQQRK; from the coding sequence ATAAAAGTAAAAGTCAAGGACAGTATTTTTGAGTTAGAGCCTGAGCAATTAGAGAAACTCTTTAAGGAAAAGCAGGCAATAGCAATCAAAATTAATGGACAGTCTAAGGATTTGTCCTCTTTATCCTCACTCAATGAAGATGAAGAAATTGAATTAATCACACCTGAAAGCAAGGAAGGACTTGAAATTCTCAGGCACAGCACTGCTCATATAATGGCTCATGCTGTAAAAGATTTATTTCCTCAGGTGAAAGTCACGATAGGACCTGCTATTGAAGATGGATTTTACTATGATTTTGACAAAGACGAGCCTTTTACTGAAGATGATCTTCAAAAAATAGAAAAAAGAATGCAGGAAATTATAAAAGCAAAAAATCCCTTTATACGAAAGGAAATCTCAAAACAGGAAGCAATTAAACTTTTTGAAAGCCTCGGTGAGTCCTATAAAGTTGAGATTCTTAATGAGATAGAAGATGACAGGGTTTCAGTATATGAAGAAGGTGGGTTTATTGATCTTTGTAGAGGTCCTCATATACCTCATACCGGAATGGTTAAAGCCTTTAAACTTCTCAGTGTTGCAGGTGCTTACTGGCGTGGTGACGAAAGAAATAAGATGTTACAGCGAATATATGGAACAGCCTTTCAAACAAAACAGGCACTTGATGAGTATCTTAAGTTTCTTGAAGAAATTAAAAAGAGGGACCATAGAAGACTCGGGAAACAGTTGAGACTTTTTGAAATTAGTGAAGAAGTAGGTCCTGGTCTCATAATATGGCTTCCCAATGGAGCAATTGTTAGAAAAATCATTGAAGATTTCTGGAAAGATGAACATTTAAAAGCAGGATATCAACTTCTTTATACTCCCCATATTGCAAAGCTTGAACTATGGAGTAAAAGCGGGCATCTTGATTTTTACAGAGAAAACATGTTTTCGCCCATGCAGATTGATGAAGTTGCCTACCAGCTTAAGCCGATGAACTGTCCTTTTCACATTCAGGTATATAAATCGGAACTTCGCAGTTATAGAGACCTTCCACTAAGATTAGCAGAACTCGGAACAGTTTACAGATATGAGAGGTCAGGAGTGCTTCATGGACTCTTACGGGTTAGAGGATTTACTCAGGACGATGCTCATATATTTTGTACAGAAGAACAGCTTGAAGAAGAGATCCAGAAAGTTCTTGATTTTACTATATTTGTTCTGTCAACATTTGGATTTGATAACTATGAAATATATATTTCCACAAGACCTGAAAAGTATGTTGGAAGCCTTGAAAACTGGGAAAAAGCAACAAATGCTCTTGAACAGGCACTTAAAAAAAGAGATTTACCATATCAGATTGATCCTGGAGAAGGAGTTTTTTATGGACCAAAGATTGATATAAAAATAAAAGATGTATTAAACAGAGCATGGCAGTGCAGTACAATTCAGGTTGATTTTAACATACCAGAAAGATTTGATATCACATATAGAGGAAAAGATGGTAAACAACATAGATCCATTATGATACATAGAGCTTTGATGGGTTCTCTTGAGAGGTTTATGGGAGTGTTGATTGAGCATTATGCTGGTGCCTTTCCATTATGGCTTGCTCCTGTGCAGGTGGAGGTCATGTCCATTTCTGAAAAGCATGTTGATTACGCAAAACAGGTCTATGATAAGCTTATACAAAAAAGTGTTAGAGTAAAACTTAATACTGAAAATGAAAAAATAGGTTATAAAATAAGACAGGGAACTTTAAATAAAGTGCCCTATATGGTAATAGTTGGTGATAAGGAGATGGAAAGTGGTAAAATTACAGTAAGATTGAGAGAAGGAAAGAATCTTGAACTTATAACGATTGATGAGTTTTTACAGCAGCTTTTTGAAAGAATACAGCAGAGAAAATAA
- a CDS encoding cysteine desulfurase family protein has product MIYLDYNATTPIEPRVKEEIVKTLQEFGNPSSSHEYGKKAKQIIESARAKVAKLIDADPEEIIFTSGGTESNNLAIFGRALCFERGHIITSQIEHPSVFNTCRQLARMGYEVTFLPVSSSGMIEPDDVKRAIRMDTVLVTIMHSNNETGVIQPIREIAEILMEKEIPFHTDCAQSIGKVRVSVKELKVSMLTLAGHKFYAPKGIGALYLRKDFFIKPLLFGASHEKGLRPGTENTPYIAGLGKAAEIISVEFDTITEHLKHVTEFLLKGLIELPGIKHNGAEAPRLPNTINVSIKGIIADEFIERLSKRVAISAGSACHAGIRKPSHVLLSMGLSEEEALSSIRISTGKFTTPQEVMEAIEIIKQELKRIYTLRS; this is encoded by the coding sequence ATGATTTATCTTGACTACAATGCAACAACACCTATAGAGCCAAGAGTAAAGGAAGAAATAGTAAAAACTCTGCAAGAGTTTGGTAATCCTTCAAGTTCCCATGAATATGGTAAAAAAGCAAAACAGATTATTGAATCTGCAAGAGCAAAGGTAGCAAAACTTATTGATGCAGACCCAGAAGAGATAATTTTTACATCAGGAGGCACAGAATCAAACAATCTCGCCATATTTGGTAGAGCCCTTTGTTTTGAGCGCGGGCACATAATTACATCTCAGATTGAGCATCCTTCAGTTTTCAATACTTGTAGACAACTTGCCCGGATGGGATACGAGGTTACTTTTTTACCCGTAAGCTCCAGTGGAATGATTGAGCCTGATGATGTTAAAAGAGCAATCAGAATGGATACAGTCCTTGTAACAATAATGCATTCAAACAATGAAACTGGAGTAATTCAGCCAATCAGGGAAATTGCTGAAATTCTTATGGAAAAAGAAATACCCTTTCATACAGATTGTGCTCAAAGTATTGGAAAGGTGAGAGTCTCTGTGAAAGAGCTTAAGGTGAGTATGCTTACTTTAGCAGGACACAAGTTTTATGCACCTAAGGGAATAGGAGCACTTTATCTCAGGAAAGATTTTTTTATAAAGCCTTTGCTTTTCGGTGCATCCCATGAAAAGGGATTAAGACCAGGAACAGAGAATACTCCATACATTGCAGGATTAGGGAAGGCAGCAGAGATAATCTCAGTAGAGTTTGATACAATAACCGAGCATCTTAAGCATGTGACAGAGTTTTTGCTTAAAGGACTAATTGAACTCCCAGGTATTAAGCATAATGGAGCAGAAGCACCGAGACTACCAAATACGATAAATGTTTCTATAAAAGGCATAATTGCAGATGAATTCATTGAAAGGCTTTCAAAGAGAGTGGCAATTTCAGCAGGTTCAGCCTGCCATGCAGGCATAAGAAAACCAAGCCATGTTTTGCTTTCAATGGGACTGTCTGAGGAGGAAGCCCTCTCATCAATAAGAATAAGCACGGGAAAATTTACAACACCTCAGGAAGTTATGGAGGCGATTGAAATAATAAAGCAAGAGCTTAAGAGAATTTATACCCTGCGGTCTTAA